Below is a window of Geomonas oryzisoli DNA.
AACTGTACTGCCATGACGGCGGGAGCTTTTGGGCCGAGTTGATGCTGAACCGGATGCACTTCAGGGAGCGCGCCTACGTCTTGGCGGTGGCGCGTGACATCACCCAGCGGCGTGCCGTCGAGGAGGCCCTGCGTCAAAGCGAAGAGTTCCTGAAGAACATCGTCGACCACATCCCGGCCATGGTCTTTGCCAAGGATGCTCAGCAGTTGCGCTTCATCACCATCAACAAGTACGGCGAGGAGCTGCTCGGCTTTTCCCGGAACGAAATCCTGGGCAAGAAAAACGAGGATCTTTTCCCCCCCGCACAGGCGCAGTTTTTCAGCAGCAAGGACCACGAGACCCTGGAGCAAGGGGAGCTGGTGGAGATCCCGGAGGAGGTCATCACCACCGCCGCCGGCGACCGTATCCTGCGCACGAAGAAGATCCCGCTGGTGGACGAGCATGGGAAATCACGCTACCTCCTGGGGATCGCCGAGGACATCACCGAGCGCAGGCAGCTCGAGGAAAAGCTCCTGCAGTCCCAGAAGATGGAGGCGATCGGGCAGCTGGCGGGCGGGGTGGCTCACGACTTCAACAACATCCTCATGGTGATCATGGGGTATGGCAGCATGCTGCGCAACGACGCGGCCCTGGCCGCGCCGCACCGGGAGCAGGTCGACCGGATCATGGATGCCGCCGACAAGGCGGCGCAGCTCACCTCCGGGCTGCTGACCTTCAGCCGCAAGCAGGTGATCAAGACCCAGACCGTCGACCTCAACGACGTGATCCGGCACGTGGAGAAGTTCCTGTCCCGCATCATCGGCGAGGACGTGCAGCTAAGAGCCCTGCAGGCCGGGCATCCCCTTCCGGTCGACATCGACGCCAACCAGATCGAGCAGGTGCTGGTCAACCTCGCCACCAACGCCCGTGACGCCATGCCGCGCGGCGGGCTCCTCACCGTGGAAACGTCGCTGCAGCGGATCGACGCCGCCTCCGTCCAGGCCAACGGCATCGGCGAGCCCGGCCCCTACGCCGTGATCTCCATCTCCGACACCGGCGTGGGCATGGACGACCAGACCAGGAAGAGGATCTTCGAGCCGTTTTTCACCACCAAGGAGGTGGGCAAGGGGACCGGCCTGGGCATGTCCATCGTGTACGGCATCAT
It encodes the following:
- a CDS encoding hybrid sensor histidine kinase/response regulator, encoding MKNPSDPRLPESEEAQDSPEDSSQEALEALQRKLAGLGETSMRKTYYPELQERLEELERLKAFLDHSNDAIFLVEVMTGRIVDLNESACRQLGWSRSELLEKSLFDLSDLHDTPAAVSLIRSEQDAEGRDVIVTELYCHDGGSFWAELMLNRMHFRERAYVLAVARDITQRRAVEEALRQSEEFLKNIVDHIPAMVFAKDAQQLRFITINKYGEELLGFSRNEILGKKNEDLFPPAQAQFFSSKDHETLEQGELVEIPEEVITTAAGDRILRTKKIPLVDEHGKSRYLLGIAEDITERRQLEEKLLQSQKMEAIGQLAGGVAHDFNNILMVIMGYGSMLRNDAALAAPHREQVDRIMDAADKAAQLTSGLLTFSRKQVIKTQTVDLNDVIRHVEKFLSRIIGEDVQLRALQAGHPLPVDIDANQIEQVLVNLATNARDAMPRGGLLTVETSLQRIDAASVQANGIGEPGPYAVISISDTGVGMDDQTRKRIFEPFFTTKEVGKGTGLGMSIVYGIIKQHAGFVNVYSEPGIGTTFRIYLPLSATSPLAEEMLRDLEQPRGGHETILVVEDEADLRTLLEQILAGAGYRVILAADGAAAIEQYARRTGPISLILMDMIMPGMSGKEACQAIRAIDPAARVLYTSGYTMDIIKSRDLIEEGTELLMKPVRPLELLKKVREMLER